The Amphiura filiformis chromosome 12, Afil_fr2py, whole genome shotgun sequence genome includes a region encoding these proteins:
- the LOC140165688 gene encoding uncharacterized protein, which translates to MPYIFNNMAGNINPPGLPPADDLCDYNIFSIKPEGKVACLALEEDAEAVVEGERVAGQLGVGPYGSITGIAFQQVDTGIVRPVMSQNEFSPVNWPNAPAVPNAPARNLQYLHLPPPHPIGARPIWEEFTIFMAELQGALLQQMTRPNRHAPVTLYKAMKANYWRGGLYDNFDYTDIFDRMEHIQAYMGNRGTWTQNETFREWAICVFDGLDNNNAAFEKVLKTLFPTSTEGMKQRWFNPPGESTKNISISRGVRRCLLYGYAMKQSPHSDDSGVPDFQIIQVLVMVILKGAGRGRLEKRVLLEKRLGKEQNHVHDLQ; encoded by the exons GCCAGAAGGCAAAGTAGCTTGTTTAGCCTTAGAAGAGGATGCAGAGGCAGTCGTCGAGGGGGAAAGAGTTGCGGGTCAACTGGGAGTGGGACCTTACGGAAGTATAACTGGCATAGCCTTCCAACAAGTAGATACCGGAATTGTAAGACCAGTTATGAGCCAGAATGAGTTTTCGCCGGTCAACTGGCCAAATGCTCCTGCTGTTCCAAATGCTCCTGCAAGAAACCTACAGTATCTTCACCTGCCGCCTCCTCACCCCATTGGTGCTCGGCCAATATGGGAGGAATTTACAATTTTCATGGCAGAATTACAAGGTGCCTTATTACAGCAG ATGACCAGACCCAACCGGCATGCACCAGTTACATTATACAAAGCTATGAAAGCAAATTACTGGCGAGGAGGACTTTATGATAATTTTGACTATACAGATATTTTTGATCGTATGGAACATATACAGGCATATATGGGGAATAGAGGAACTTGG acACAGAATGAAACTTTCCGGGAATGGGCAATATGTGTGTTCGATGGCCTAGATAATAATAATGCAGCTTTTGAGAAGGTATTGAAGACACTCTTTCCAACTTCTACAGAAGGGATGAAGCAAAGGTGGTTTAATCCCCCAGGTGAATCCACTAAGAATATCAGTATCAGCAGGGGAGTGCGGCGTTGTTTACTCTATGGCTATGCTATGAAGCAAAGTCCACATTCAGATGATTCTGGTGTTCCAGATTTTCAGATCATCCAGGTACTAGTGATGGTCATCCTCAAGGGCGCGGGGCGTGGGCGTTTAGAAAAGAGAGTTTTGTTAGAAAAACGATTAGGGAAAGAACAAAATCACGTTCACGATCTCCAGTAA